In Micromonospora sp. LH3U1, one genomic interval encodes:
- a CDS encoding SitI3 family protein: MGIEYRLTLAGDIPLEHVAEIAAPGNVEESTLPGYPRLLGADLGEESGYTVSVYAGRNGYYDAEDDDGSQWEWEPDTYVNIVFHMLKDDTSGRAVPDMVAAVDRLLASRPEDAALTLNGNWLLLTRVAGALRRHRPSWWNNYGLDHRPA, translated from the coding sequence GTGGGTATCGAGTACCGACTGACGCTGGCGGGTGACATCCCGCTGGAACATGTGGCCGAGATCGCGGCTCCTGGGAACGTCGAGGAGTCAACTCTGCCCGGATACCCCCGACTACTCGGCGCTGACCTCGGTGAGGAGTCCGGCTACACCGTCAGCGTCTATGCGGGTAGGAACGGTTATTACGACGCCGAGGACGACGACGGCTCCCAATGGGAATGGGAACCCGACACGTACGTCAACATCGTCTTCCACATGCTCAAGGACGACACGTCCGGCAGGGCTGTCCCCGACATGGTCGCGGCCGTCGACCGGCTGCTCGCCAGCAGGCCGGAGGACGCGGCACTGACACTGAACGGTAACTGGCTGCTACTGACCCGAGTCGCAGGAGCCCTTCGAAGGCACCGACCGTCGTGGTGGAACAACTATGGCCTCGACCATCGTCCCGCCTGA
- a CDS encoding WD40 repeat domain-containing protein: MAALSRAPDVTGGLKQLNHELHRLHARAGYPSVRDMARACDCGPNLVKKVFSAPQIPNLPRLLKIVEFLAKLDRKADPDAQCDHFDSLWQAAMAEQVPDLFPPSITDSDDDDGFGPPAAGARPSPPGPVGPTGGGVSTPPTAGEPAASFSDDGAVHDSIPDAPQDEWRALFVGVDSYLTTDATQVVHRDLTPARQLADIFHDSGDGPSSATNELLLNPTRARLWSSFVEAASQTRETLVIYYTGHGIRDARTSEVYLTAADTTTTADGFTVDAISVRDFRYLLALSPVKQLVLIVDVCFDNSSERRTTVLPTRPFPEEPYNVRSDSSQRRTFVLANSAEAGPNLSAFSSGLVQVLAATGSGKTMAFLHAQLAARAEAQHWHALRRAHLNDGDQIRLDGLLRDRGPARHSVWHVDDRLKLTHTAAPPVAASVNDLAVVNRTGQGIFVASEGAYRTIRLWNQRDDSSTSDSGAAAGVPTRRVEALTLAAVADGRIVMLTTGSDGTLEWWRWGPGNRIAAMPSANTSPVTAIAAAVLPDRRAVLCAISDSKTILSWAMDEGASQRPGRLQLDDHVSSMAVVFTPKERASVIIGHSTGRLVVRDLESGHLLATLDTGQRGAVKAVAAGLTPDGRTMVATADETGTVRFWDLENHAAIGEPIRHASDKVILTGISDAGGVLFAVDTR, translated from the coding sequence ATGGCGGCGCTGAGTCGCGCTCCCGACGTGACCGGAGGATTGAAGCAGCTCAACCATGAGCTGCACCGCCTCCATGCCCGCGCCGGATATCCATCGGTCCGCGACATGGCACGCGCCTGCGACTGCGGTCCGAACCTCGTCAAGAAAGTCTTCTCGGCGCCCCAGATCCCCAACTTGCCGCGGCTGCTCAAAATCGTCGAGTTCCTTGCCAAGCTCGACCGCAAGGCCGATCCGGACGCGCAGTGCGACCATTTCGACTCGCTGTGGCAAGCTGCCATGGCGGAGCAGGTGCCGGACCTCTTCCCGCCATCGATCACTGACAGTGATGACGACGACGGCTTCGGACCCCCTGCGGCTGGTGCCCGGCCCAGCCCGCCCGGCCCAGTCGGGCCAACTGGCGGAGGAGTGAGCACACCTCCCACCGCCGGCGAGCCGGCAGCATCGTTCTCCGACGACGGTGCCGTGCACGACTCTATTCCGGACGCGCCTCAAGACGAGTGGCGAGCACTTTTTGTCGGCGTCGACAGCTATCTGACGACCGACGCAACACAAGTCGTCCATCGCGACTTGACACCAGCCAGGCAGCTCGCCGACATCTTCCACGATTCCGGGGACGGACCTTCCTCGGCAACCAACGAGCTTCTGTTGAATCCCACTCGGGCGCGCCTCTGGTCATCGTTCGTCGAGGCGGCGTCCCAGACGCGGGAGACACTGGTCATTTACTACACCGGTCACGGGATACGCGATGCCCGAACGTCCGAGGTGTACCTGACCGCCGCTGACACCACCACCACCGCTGACGGGTTCACGGTCGACGCCATCAGCGTGCGAGATTTCCGGTACCTACTGGCATTAAGTCCAGTTAAGCAACTTGTCTTGATCGTCGACGTGTGCTTCGACAACAGTTCGGAACGACGGACGACTGTGCTGCCGACTCGGCCATTCCCGGAGGAGCCCTACAACGTCCGCTCGGATTCTTCGCAGCGCAGGACTTTTGTCTTGGCGAACAGTGCCGAAGCGGGCCCGAATCTCTCCGCGTTCTCGTCGGGGCTGGTACAGGTTTTGGCGGCAACTGGCAGCGGCAAGACCATGGCATTCCTCCATGCCCAGCTGGCGGCACGAGCCGAGGCGCAGCATTGGCACGCGCTACGAAGGGCTCACCTCAACGACGGCGACCAGATTCGACTGGACGGTCTGCTGCGCGACCGAGGACCGGCCCGGCATTCAGTCTGGCATGTCGATGACCGGCTGAAGTTGACCCATACGGCTGCTCCACCGGTTGCTGCATCGGTTAACGATCTAGCTGTAGTCAATCGAACCGGCCAGGGGATTTTCGTAGCCAGCGAAGGTGCTTACCGAACCATCCGTTTGTGGAACCAGCGCGACGATAGCTCCACGTCTGACTCAGGCGCCGCCGCGGGAGTGCCGACCCGCCGTGTAGAAGCCCTAACGCTGGCTGCAGTCGCCGACGGTCGAATTGTGATGCTCACAACCGGCAGCGATGGCACACTCGAATGGTGGAGATGGGGTCCGGGCAACCGGATTGCCGCGATGCCTTCAGCCAACACCTCGCCGGTTACAGCGATCGCCGCAGCCGTGCTACCGGACAGACGCGCCGTCCTTTGCGCGATCAGCGACAGTAAGACCATTCTTAGCTGGGCAATGGATGAAGGAGCGAGCCAGCGTCCAGGCCGGCTGCAGTTAGACGACCACGTTAGCTCGATGGCAGTAGTGTTCACGCCAAAGGAGCGAGCATCGGTAATCATCGGCCACTCAACGGGCAGGCTCGTCGTGCGAGACCTTGAGAGCGGTCACCTTTTGGCGACTTTGGACACCGGACAGCGAGGAGCCGTCAAGGCGGTCGCCGCTGGCTTGACGCCTGACGGTCGAACCATGGTGGCGACGGCTGATGAAACCGGCACCGTGCGGTTCTGGGATCTCGAAAATCATGCAGCGATCGGCGAGCCGATCCGGCATGCCAGCGACAAGGTGATCCTTACCGGAATATCGGATGCGGGCGGCGTGCTATTCGCTGTCGACACGCGGTAG
- a CDS encoding transposase, producing the protein MDRVRRYPSDLTDGEWEIIEPMLPSPQWMGRPEKHPRRAIIDAILYVVRTGCAWRYLPVDFPPWQTVYAHFTRLNRRGVTERILTELREQIRVAHGRDPEPTAGIIDSQSVKGADTAPRDSRRSEHRLADQPPADLHRPFRVRRFRRRVGHRAFP; encoded by the coding sequence ATGGATCGAGTGCGGCGGTACCCCTCTGACTTGACCGACGGCGAGTGGGAGATCATCGAGCCGATGCTGCCGTCTCCGCAGTGGATGGGCAGACCGGAGAAGCATCCCCGTAGGGCGATCATCGACGCCATCTTGTACGTGGTGCGCACCGGTTGCGCGTGGCGGTACCTGCCGGTCGATTTCCCGCCGTGGCAGACCGTGTACGCGCACTTCACCCGGCTGAACAGGCGGGGTGTGACCGAGCGGATCCTGACCGAGCTACGTGAGCAGATCCGGGTGGCTCACGGCCGTGACCCGGAGCCGACGGCGGGGATCATCGACTCGCAGAGCGTGAAAGGCGCTGACACGGCGCCGCGGGACTCGCGCCGGTCTGAGCACCGGCTGGCTGACCAGCCGCCGGCTGACCTACACCGCCCATTCCGCGTACGACGCTTTCGCCGCCGCGTCGGGCACCGCGCTTTTCCTTGA
- a CDS encoding NUDIX domain-containing protein, with protein MIRRYSSAGAVVTTNDLSAPSILLLDQVRGNGERQTVAPKGRLEPNEAPLQAAVREVAEETGLTRTQYGAYLGQEKYVFTDNDGSPAAKTVDWFLFTTTTTAATPARDEGFVEARWLDAPAARRAATHVEFQRILDRALAIIAWRSAGPLPFSRSLSQLVTQVATEAQAAIAEHPEAGVGLCGSAARGDFIDGWSDVDFVAWNLPATSRTATKINDIVAEASKPHGIRASLHLAGVHAGTVRSLGALHDMTMRVVRDRVGLDTAVIAGAGPTHTTTTAATNLVEDIAALHHIAVSGLSGRHDSSTQREDAARHVLSVLACAARLLVVERQPKAPLRLPEVAEALRHWPGKQLTNLLCDYDGFRRTGTLTLNQAEQLAARVPAALIEAAGNHREPRLVRGADGRLPADRHKRGT; from the coding sequence GTGATTCGTCGATACTCCTCCGCCGGCGCCGTCGTCACGACCAACGACCTGAGCGCTCCTTCGATCCTGCTTCTCGATCAGGTCCGGGGTAACGGCGAACGACAGACCGTAGCCCCGAAGGGTCGCCTTGAGCCGAACGAGGCACCGTTGCAGGCAGCCGTGCGGGAAGTAGCCGAGGAGACCGGCCTGACCCGTACTCAGTACGGCGCGTACCTCGGACAGGAGAAGTACGTCTTCACCGACAATGACGGCTCGCCTGCGGCGAAGACCGTTGACTGGTTCCTCTTCACCACCACGACCACCGCCGCAACGCCTGCCAGAGACGAGGGCTTCGTCGAAGCTCGTTGGCTCGACGCCCCCGCCGCCCGACGAGCGGCCACTCATGTTGAATTTCAGCGGATCCTGGACCGCGCCCTCGCCATCATCGCCTGGCGTTCGGCAGGGCCACTCCCATTCAGTCGCAGCCTCAGCCAACTCGTTACACAGGTGGCAACGGAGGCTCAGGCCGCCATCGCCGAGCATCCTGAAGCGGGCGTAGGCCTATGCGGATCGGCCGCCCGCGGCGATTTCATCGACGGCTGGAGCGACGTCGACTTCGTCGCCTGGAATCTCCCCGCGACCTCGCGAACAGCAACCAAGATTAACGATATCGTGGCCGAAGCCTCCAAGCCTCACGGCATACGAGCCTCGCTGCATCTCGCCGGCGTACACGCTGGCACCGTCCGCAGCCTCGGTGCTCTGCACGACATGACGATGCGGGTGGTGCGGGACCGCGTCGGCCTCGACACCGCCGTGATCGCAGGCGCGGGCCCGACGCACACCACAACTACAGCAGCAACCAATCTTGTTGAGGACATCGCTGCGCTTCACCACATCGCCGTGAGCGGCCTCAGCGGCAGACACGACAGCAGTACCCAGCGCGAGGACGCCGCCCGCCACGTTCTGTCCGTGCTCGCATGCGCAGCCCGGCTTCTAGTCGTTGAGCGGCAGCCGAAGGCACCCCTGCGGCTCCCCGAGGTGGCGGAAGCTCTACGTCACTGGCCGGGCAAGCAGCTCACGAATCTGCTGTGCGACTACGACGGATTCCGCCGGACCGGGACGCTCACCCTCAACCAGGCGGAACAACTCGCCGCACGTGTACCGGCAGCACTCATCGAAGCCGCCGGCAACCACCGCGAACCCCGCCTGGTCCGCGGAGCAGACGGGCGTCTGCCGGCGGACCGGCACAAGCGAGGGACCTGA
- a CDS encoding DUF6244 family protein codes for MSHVEKVTAELRALAAGVERAHGLAAAADGQAQEVALRAAGAGFAAVAVGVTRVRSAITDIQGGLGSLGGSIGEATKATAAVPHRATPQETIAGLTPVHAGVDSTRDATAATIAQVGEAQRLVTMILQGGQPGPLLQALESIKQVLVLVVQRTSTTRQLIEAAITEARQIGSSGN; via the coding sequence GTGTCGCACGTTGAGAAGGTCACCGCTGAACTCCGGGCCCTGGCGGCAGGCGTCGAGCGCGCGCATGGGTTGGCAGCCGCGGCCGACGGCCAGGCACAGGAGGTGGCCCTGCGAGCCGCAGGCGCTGGCTTCGCCGCGGTGGCGGTGGGCGTAACGCGAGTGCGGAGTGCGATCACCGATATTCAAGGCGGCCTGGGCAGCCTCGGCGGTTCGATCGGCGAGGCAACGAAGGCAACCGCGGCCGTTCCCCACCGGGCAACCCCACAAGAAACGATCGCCGGACTGACACCCGTCCACGCGGGGGTAGACAGCACCCGAGACGCGACGGCAGCGACTATCGCTCAGGTTGGTGAGGCACAGCGGCTCGTCACCATGATCCTGCAGGGCGGGCAGCCCGGACCCCTGCTACAGGCGCTGGAAAGCATCAAGCAGGTCCTGGTACTCGTAGTCCAGCGCACCAGCACCACTCGGCAACTCATCGAAGCCGCGATCACCGAAGCACGGCAGATCGGGTCCTCGGGAAACTGA
- a CDS encoding RHS repeat-associated core domain-containing protein, producing MSGQRQKVRGGYITFDAPPADAPPPGQRRSTPPASLAATPTAPANFTWQGTYPIIPYGVWWGVAWDNEPDIAAVHLTLYRAADGFVMHESCMSGPDVYAHRSWRFDGEAGVTDPDWAPQAGERYYAKIAVSRSTSPENVWTDDWTCGTGWSAEATTPTWAARGEGPLLAGAETKGCWCDGTSGRPAFQNFRGDPVNTATGALTEVFTDAVVPGPGVDLRITRTYASSNTIQYLIGPRWTLSYPGWLSFSTGWATYKSEDGSVVYFEDEGNGVWSTYSMGARVTLSGTPTTGYTMTTADQQKLTFDGAGWLTSWKDRSGKGLTFTYVNSKLVTITDGAGRNTSFTHDTTTNLLTKITLPDGRWIGYTYTAGKLTGVRDVNGGTTAYTYDSSSRMTSITDPRGKLVMQSKYDSSGRVIEQTDASGTAIKPVWDASESHFPDANGGIWTDVYAGSVRIKQIDPYGKVTSYRYDFDSPILRPLAITDPNGKVTTMTYDARGNMLTRAAPASVGITETWTYDSANNVTSYTDGRGKQSSFTYDAQQRLDTETDPLAGKTSYTYTAAGDVATVTSPAGRITRYGYDTAGNQTSVTSPGSGKTTYTYDSTGRMLTRTDPRGNVPGADPAKYTTRYTYDAAGNVTTITDPSGRVVIYGYDANGNRTSVTDPATAVTRYTYDAANRLTAVTDPAGHTRTTGYDPAGNVTSVTNAVGGKTTYGYDAAGRLTSTVGPRGNASGGNPATDTISYGYDAAGNQTSVTDQTGALTKTAFDAINRPTTITDPLGRITRYSYDKASNRTTVTDPTGAVTTRQFDARGWLTGIIDPLTHTTTYGYDADGLRTQLTTPFSDKTTWGYDADGRLTSTVEPRGNANGATPADFTTKMEYDAAGNRTKLTDPLGRSLASEYDANNRLTKSVDPNGRATSYAYDTSGRITSVVAPTGATTQFAYDTAGNLKTVTTPLGKIYGYSYDAADRIATTTTPTGRATGYTYRPDSRVATVTLPTGSIGYAYDDAGRTTGVDYSDSTPDLAYTYDKAGQTTTASNGTSTASYGYDTAGRVTTVTRGGRTFGYAWNKDGQLTGRTLPDGRVQNFAWQADSRLASTTLTSGSSNWQVGYGYDAAGNRTSVTRQGGPSSSYTYDRAGSLTRVAHTSGSTTLVAQDVIRTATGAPGSVTTTRGTTTTRAVYSYDAADQVTGVCRPASGTNCAATDPKITYGYDLNGNRTSKVTANTGGAGTSTYTYDADDRPTGRTVNGAATTVAYTANGTLGSETGPAGATSYTYGLDANLRQARLPSGALVDYEYDEDGNRIRRTVNSATDATWTWDTLGLPTRVEEKNGAGTVTHRWWDEPQGQLGTALADTVGANPSWLLDDYQGSLTDLANATTLTGSASFDPFGEMVTSTGGYAASPLRFHGQYLDDKIGLYDVRARDYDAASGRFTAPDPVPAADGSPFAQTYHYGNNRPTVLTDPTGQCAIVCTAIIGAVVGGAAGGVDCWLSGDDRNTCIKKVVVGAAAGALTGATMGMAGGAGAGLYGGVTAGEVGTTALVGGTGSALYGSGVAAWTGQPYGYGDAAQDFMWGAAFAGAGGTASALAGRSGAQAFPCPPPGGTAGTPNLPWTSWNNYTKMTAANGQEYALIGGRLYSRHAVDRMQPSWLRFNARPGPDEGGSVGGMPQLRQTGGSYDYGRGVSPNWVEYVIRNSPGVPQDNGNLSHVLGTLQVIVSPEGRVVTVITH from the coding sequence GTGTCCGGACAGCGGCAGAAGGTGCGCGGTGGTTACATCACGTTCGACGCCCCGCCCGCCGACGCGCCACCACCAGGGCAGCGGCGCTCCACCCCGCCAGCCTCACTGGCCGCGACACCCACAGCACCCGCCAACTTCACCTGGCAGGGCACCTATCCAATAATCCCCTACGGAGTCTGGTGGGGCGTCGCGTGGGACAACGAGCCCGACATCGCCGCTGTCCACCTGACTCTGTATCGGGCTGCGGATGGCTTCGTCATGCACGAGAGTTGCATGAGCGGGCCGGACGTCTACGCCCATCGGAGTTGGCGGTTCGACGGCGAAGCCGGCGTCACCGATCCCGACTGGGCGCCTCAGGCCGGCGAGCGCTACTACGCGAAGATCGCAGTCTCCCGGAGCACGAGCCCAGAGAACGTCTGGACCGACGACTGGACCTGCGGCACCGGCTGGAGCGCCGAGGCCACGACGCCCACCTGGGCGGCTCGGGGCGAGGGCCCGCTGCTGGCCGGTGCCGAGACGAAGGGATGTTGGTGCGACGGCACCAGCGGTCGACCGGCCTTCCAGAATTTCCGCGGAGATCCGGTCAACACGGCCACCGGGGCCCTGACCGAGGTTTTCACCGATGCGGTGGTACCGGGGCCCGGGGTCGACCTTCGGATAACCCGAACGTACGCGTCGAGCAACACCATCCAGTACCTCATCGGGCCACGGTGGACTCTGTCGTATCCAGGTTGGTTGTCCTTCTCCACCGGCTGGGCGACCTACAAGTCCGAGGATGGCTCGGTCGTCTACTTCGAGGACGAGGGGAACGGAGTGTGGTCGACCTACTCGATGGGCGCCCGCGTCACCCTGTCCGGCACGCCCACGACCGGCTACACGATGACCACTGCCGACCAGCAGAAGCTGACCTTCGACGGAGCGGGCTGGCTCACGTCCTGGAAGGATCGGTCCGGTAAGGGGCTGACCTTCACGTATGTCAACAGCAAGCTGGTCACCATCACCGACGGGGCCGGTCGCAACACGTCCTTCACCCATGACACCACCACGAACCTGCTCACGAAGATCACGCTGCCGGACGGGCGGTGGATCGGCTACACCTACACTGCGGGCAAGCTGACCGGCGTCCGCGACGTGAATGGCGGCACCACGGCATACACCTACGACTCCTCCTCCCGGATGACCAGCATCACCGATCCCAGGGGCAAGTTGGTGATGCAGAGCAAGTACGACTCGTCCGGCCGGGTCATCGAGCAGACCGACGCCAGCGGCACCGCCATCAAACCGGTTTGGGACGCCTCGGAGTCACACTTCCCGGACGCCAACGGAGGCATCTGGACCGACGTCTATGCCGGCAGCGTTCGGATCAAGCAGATCGATCCGTACGGCAAGGTCACCAGCTACCGGTACGACTTCGACAGCCCGATCCTGCGGCCGCTGGCCATCACCGACCCCAACGGCAAAGTCACCACGATGACCTACGACGCACGGGGCAACATGTTGACCCGAGCCGCACCGGCGTCTGTCGGAATCACCGAGACGTGGACCTACGACTCCGCCAACAACGTCACCTCGTACACCGACGGCCGGGGCAAGCAGAGCAGCTTCACCTACGACGCTCAGCAGCGACTGGACACCGAAACCGATCCGCTCGCCGGTAAGACCAGCTACACCTACACGGCGGCCGGCGACGTGGCCACGGTCACCAGTCCGGCCGGCCGGATCACCCGCTACGGCTACGACACGGCAGGCAACCAGACGTCCGTGACCAGTCCCGGGAGCGGCAAGACCACCTACACCTACGACTCCACTGGTCGGATGCTCACCCGCACCGATCCGAGGGGCAACGTGCCGGGGGCGGACCCCGCCAAGTACACCACCCGGTACACCTACGACGCGGCCGGCAACGTGACGACCATCACCGACCCATCCGGTCGGGTGGTCATCTACGGCTACGACGCCAACGGCAACCGGACCAGCGTGACCGACCCGGCCACCGCCGTCACCCGTTACACCTATGACGCGGCCAACCGGTTGACCGCGGTAACCGACCCCGCAGGGCACACCAGGACCACCGGCTACGACCCGGCTGGAAACGTCACCTCGGTCACCAACGCCGTTGGCGGCAAGACCACCTACGGCTACGACGCCGCAGGTCGGCTGACCTCGACGGTCGGCCCGCGGGGCAACGCCTCCGGTGGTAATCCCGCGACGGACACCATCAGCTACGGCTACGACGCGGCCGGAAACCAGACCTCGGTCACCGACCAGACCGGAGCGCTGACGAAGACGGCCTTCGACGCGATCAACCGGCCGACCACGATAACCGATCCGTTGGGCCGCATCACGCGGTATAGCTACGACAAGGCCAGTAACCGGACTACGGTCACCGACCCGACCGGCGCTGTCACCACCCGGCAGTTCGACGCCCGCGGCTGGCTGACCGGCATCATTGACCCGCTGACCCACACCACCACCTACGGCTACGACGCCGACGGCCTGCGCACCCAGCTGACCACCCCATTCAGCGACAAGACGACCTGGGGGTACGACGCCGACGGCCGGCTTACCTCAACCGTTGAGCCCAGAGGGAACGCCAATGGCGCGACGCCCGCCGACTTCACCACGAAGATGGAGTACGACGCGGCGGGCAATCGCACCAAACTCACCGACCCGCTAGGCCGGTCGTTGGCCTCCGAGTACGACGCGAACAACCGGCTCACCAAAAGCGTCGACCCGAACGGCCGGGCCACCAGCTACGCCTACGACACGAGCGGCCGGATCACCTCGGTCGTGGCTCCCACCGGTGCCACGACCCAGTTCGCCTACGACACGGCCGGCAACCTGAAGACCGTCACCACGCCGCTCGGCAAGATCTACGGCTACAGCTACGACGCGGCCGATCGGATCGCCACCACCACCACCCCGACCGGCCGGGCCACTGGCTACACCTATCGGCCTGACAGCCGAGTCGCCACGGTCACGCTGCCCACCGGATCCATCGGCTATGCGTATGACGACGCGGGTCGCACCACCGGGGTGGACTACAGCGACAGCACACCTGACCTCGCCTACACGTATGACAAGGCCGGCCAGACCACGACGGCGAGCAACGGCACCAGCACCGCCTCCTACGGCTACGACACCGCTGGTCGGGTCACGACCGTCACCCGGGGCGGGCGGACGTTCGGCTATGCCTGGAACAAGGACGGGCAGCTCACTGGGCGGACTCTGCCCGACGGGCGCGTGCAGAATTTCGCTTGGCAGGCCGACTCCCGGCTCGCTAGCACCACGCTGACCAGCGGCTCCAGCAACTGGCAGGTCGGCTACGGCTACGACGCCGCCGGCAACCGCACCAGCGTCACCCGACAGGGTGGCCCGAGCAGCAGCTACACGTACGACCGGGCCGGATCGCTAACACGGGTGGCGCACACCAGCGGCAGCACCACCCTGGTCGCCCAGGACGTCATCCGTACCGCCACCGGCGCCCCGGGCTCGGTCACCACGACGCGGGGCACGACCACGACCCGGGCCGTCTATTCGTACGACGCCGCCGACCAGGTGACGGGGGTGTGTCGCCCGGCGAGCGGGACCAACTGCGCCGCCACCGACCCGAAGATCACCTACGGGTACGACCTGAACGGCAACCGGACCAGCAAGGTCACCGCCAACACCGGCGGCGCCGGCACCAGCACTTACACCTACGACGCCGACGACCGGCCGACCGGACGGACGGTGAACGGGGCCGCCACCACGGTGGCGTACACCGCCAACGGCACCCTAGGCAGCGAGACCGGACCAGCCGGCGCCACCAGCTACACCTATGGACTCGACGCGAACCTGCGTCAGGCCCGGCTTCCCAGCGGGGCCCTTGTCGATTACGAATACGACGAGGACGGCAACCGCATCCGACGCACGGTCAACTCCGCCACCGACGCCACCTGGACATGGGACACCCTCGGCCTGCCCACACGGGTGGAGGAGAAGAACGGCGCCGGCACGGTGACCCACCGGTGGTGGGATGAGCCGCAGGGCCAACTCGGCACCGCGCTGGCTGACACCGTGGGGGCCAACCCGAGCTGGCTGCTGGACGACTACCAGGGTTCGCTGACGGATCTCGCCAACGCCACCACGCTCACCGGCAGCGCCTCTTTCGACCCATTCGGTGAAATGGTGACCAGCACCGGCGGCTACGCGGCTAGCCCGTTGCGGTTCCACGGGCAGTACCTGGATGACAAGATCGGCCTGTACGACGTGCGGGCCCGCGACTACGACGCCGCGAGTGGCCGGTTCACCGCTCCGGATCCGGTGCCAGCGGCGGACGGGTCGCCGTTCGCCCAGACCTACCACTACGGCAACAACCGGCCGACGGTGCTGACCGATCCAACCGGGCAATGCGCCATCGTCTGCACCGCCATCATCGGCGCCGTCGTCGGCGGGGCGGCTGGCGGAGTGGACTGCTGGCTCAGCGGCGACGACCGAAACACCTGCATCAAGAAGGTCGTCGTCGGCGCGGCCGCCGGCGCGCTCACCGGCGCCACCATGGGTATGGCCGGCGGAGCAGGTGCTGGCCTATACGGCGGTGTGACCGCCGGCGAGGTCGGCACCACCGCCCTCGTCGGCGGCACCGGCAGTGCACTGTACGGCTCAGGCGTGGCGGCCTGGACCGGTCAGCCCTACGGGTACGGCGATGCCGCGCAGGACTTCATGTGGGGCGCGGCCTTCGCCGGGGCGGGCGGCACCGCCAGCGCCCTCGCCGGGCGGTCGGGCGCCCAGGCGTTCCCCTGCCCGCCACCGGGCGGGACTGCCGGCACGCCGAACTTGCCCTGGACTAGCTGGAACAACTACACCAAGATGACGGCCGCCAACGGGCAGGAGTACGCCCTGATCGGTGGTCGGCTGTACAGCCGGCACGCGGTGGACCGGATGCAACCGAGCTGGCTGCGGTTCAACGCCCGGCCGGGTCCGGACGAGGGTGGAAGCGTCGGAGGTATGCCGCAGCTGCGGCAGACAGGCGGAAGCTACGACTATGGCCGCGGTGTCTCGCCGAACTGGGTCGAGTACGTCATCCGTAACTCGCCGGGTGTGCCCCAGGACAACGGGAACCTGTCCCACGTGCTCGGTACGCTGCAAGTCATCGTCAGTCCGGAGGGTCGAGTGGTGACCGTGATTACGCATTGA
- a CDS encoding serine/threonine protein kinase, whose product MSELPLASAFTVFSEQDSGCLSYGVENAGRRWFVKKATTEPACLSLIRATRFHAAVQHPAIVRPEQILNSPDGPVLVYPWHDGAVLNHATTHGSDRAALTRFQQLPLHDVEAAITTILDAHEAVAAAGYVAVDLYDGCFLYDFDARQMWLIDLDEYRPGPFVLDAERLPGSRRYMAPEEFVRGAVIDQRTTVYTLGRTIWHLLDSPHGWRGTPSQARLATHATRAAPGDRHPEVARLVTAWRATLAD is encoded by the coding sequence ATGTCCGAACTGCCGCTCGCGTCCGCGTTCACGGTCTTCAGCGAGCAAGACTCGGGATGCCTGTCCTACGGCGTCGAGAATGCCGGGCGCCGCTGGTTTGTCAAGAAGGCCACCACCGAGCCGGCCTGCCTCTCACTGATCCGAGCCACACGATTCCACGCCGCAGTCCAGCACCCAGCGATCGTCCGCCCCGAGCAGATCCTCAACAGCCCTGACGGGCCAGTGCTGGTCTACCCGTGGCACGACGGCGCAGTACTCAACCACGCCACCACGCACGGCTCGGACCGAGCCGCACTTACCCGGTTCCAACAGCTGCCTCTCCACGACGTCGAGGCGGCGATCACCACGATCCTCGACGCGCACGAGGCCGTGGCAGCGGCTGGCTACGTCGCGGTCGACCTGTACGACGGCTGTTTCCTCTACGACTTCGACGCTCGACAGATGTGGCTGATCGACTTGGACGAGTATCGGCCCGGCCCCTTCGTTCTCGACGCCGAGCGCCTGCCCGGATCGCGCCGCTACATGGCCCCGGAAGAGTTCGTCCGCGGTGCCGTCATCGACCAGCGGACCACTGTGTACACCCTCGGCCGCACCATTTGGCACCTGCTCGACTCCCCCCACGGCTGGCGAGGCACCCCGTCCCAGGCTCGGCTTGCGACCCACGCCACCCGCGCGGCACCCGGAGATCGACACCCCGAGGTAGCGCGCCTGGTCACCGCGTGGCGAGCCACCCTCGCGGACTGA